The Candidatus Delongbacteria bacterium genome contains the following window.
CGAGCCACCATCCGTCACTTGGACATGCATGACAACGTCTCCGGCGACAGCACCAGCCATGTGGGCACGGGCTTGCTGTACACTCGACGGACCAGCCTGCTGGATTCCCGCATCTATAACAACAGCGTGATACTGCCGCCCCACCCGGATGCATCGGGAACGGGCGGCAATTACGTGCTGGGTGCGATGGTGAAAAACGGGTTGGGAGACGACGTCCATTTCGAGAACCTGGTCTTCGAGAACAACCGCGTGGAAGATCTGGACGACTATTCCACTCTCCCTGCATTCGGATACACGGGCAACTATGGTCGTGAATTGTGGGCCAACGGTAACAATGTCACCGTAGATAACGTGTTGGTCCGCAACAGCCAACAACCAAACAGCATCCCCGAGACCCTGGCGGGAGATGGCATCTCGTACTCCGGCATGAGCTATACCCTGGCTTTTGGAGGAGGCAAGGTGAGTGTGAGGAATGTGTTGTTGGAAGACTGTGACGACGGCGGCATCGACTTGGGCGGTGACTCACTACTTTTGGACAATGTCATTCTGCGGAATGTGGGGCGGGCGGCGTTCTACATCGGGGACAATTTCAGTCCCCAGGCCCCACCCTACTATCGATTCCGCAACGTGCTCATCGAGAATGTCGACGTTGCGCTGAATCACCTCTCGCCGTCCTATCAACGCAACAGCCAGCAGGCGGTGCTGCAAGTCGCCGTGGCGAACGACTACCAAGGCATCGTTCCGCGCGCTGACTTTGAGAACGTGACCGTGACAGGGTGTGACGGCATGCGGCACCTGTTCAATTTCTACCAACCGATAGACCTCCACGTGCGCAATTGCCTGTTTTACGACAATAGCTATCAGCAGTTGGTCGAATGGAATCTGCCCATTACACAGGACTGGCAATACAACTTGGCCGAGGAGGCCGTGCCTGGTGAGGGCAATCTGGTAGGCCTTGATCCGTTGTTCGATCTGGAGCGTGGCGTGCCCTACCTGTCGCCGGATTCGCCCTGCGTGGATGCCGGAGCCCCAGACTTCGCCTTCAACGATGTCGAGGATCTGACCAACCCAGGCATTCCGCTCTGGCCCAGTCTGGGCGGCCTGCGCTGTGACATCGGCTACACGGGCGGACCTCACGCCAGCCTGACTCCTGACACGAATTGGGTGGCTGTGTCGCCGTGGCGGCCCATCACTGAGCCCCAGAGCTTCAGCCTGGGCGCCCCCTGGCCCAACCCCTTCAACCCGGTGACGCGCATTCCCTTCACCCTCACTCGCCCGGCGATCGTCAAGCTCAGCGTGCACAATCTGCTGGGTCAAGAGGTGGCCGTGTTGCGGAACGGCGCGCTGCCGGCCGGTACGCACTTCGCTCCCTTCCAGGCGGAGCGGATGGCCAGCGGGACCTATCTGGTCACGCTGGAGGTGGGTGGGCGGCAAGCGACTCGGACCGTTACGCTGCTGCGTTGATCCTGACGGTCAATCACTTGTGATCACGGCCTGGGGCGGCGTCAGCGGACGGGCAGCACGCTCTCGATGGCGGCCAGCAGCTCGGCGTCCAGCGGCTCCACCTTGGGCTCGAAGCGGCCCACCACCTGGCCGGCCGGGTTCACCAGGAACTTGGTGAAGTTCCATTTGATGGGGCCGCGCAGGGATTCGGCGATCTCGCTGGTCAGGGTCTTGTAGAGCGGGTGGATGCTGTCGCCCTGGACGGTCAGCTTGGCGAACATGGGGAAGTCCACCTGGAAGGTGTTCTGGCAGAACTCGAGGACCTCCTCGTTGGTCCCCGGCTCCTGGCCCAAGAAGTCGTTGCAGGGAAAGCCCATCA
Protein-coding sequences here:
- a CDS encoding T9SS type A sorting domain-containing protein, with the protein product MIKFGTVDNRATIRHLDMHDNVSGDSTSHVGTGLLYTRRTSLLDSRIYNNSVILPPHPDASGTGGNYVLGAMVKNGLGDDVHFENLVFENNRVEDLDDYSTLPAFGYTGNYGRELWANGNNVTVDNVLVRNSQQPNSIPETLAGDGISYSGMSYTLAFGGGKVSVRNVLLEDCDDGGIDLGGDSLLLDNVILRNVGRAAFYIGDNFSPQAPPYYRFRNVLIENVDVALNHLSPSYQRNSQQAVLQVAVANDYQGIVPRADFENVTVTGCDGMRHLFNFYQPIDLHVRNCLFYDNSYQQLVEWNLPITQDWQYNLAEEAVPGEGNLVGLDPLFDLERGVPYLSPDSPCVDAGAPDFAFNDVEDLTNPGIPLWPSLGGLRCDIGYTGGPHASLTPDTNWVAVSPWRPITEPQSFSLGAPWPNPFNPVTRIPFTLTRPAIVKLSVHNLLGQEVAVLRNGALPAGTHFAPFQAERMASGTYLVTLEVGGRQATRTVTLLR
- a CDS encoding glutathione peroxidase, with amino-acid sequence MPGILRRLTTLGLFLLCSCGLNQRKLDSNAGTENGSISLNHQLTRIDGSTESMTDYQGKALLIVNTASKCGFTKQYAGLEELHRRYSAKGLVVMGFPCNDFLGQEPGTNEEVLEFCQNTFQVDFPMFAKLTVQGDSIHPLYKTLTSEIAESLRGPIKWNFTKFLVNPAGQVVGRFEPKVEPLDAELLAAIESVLPVR